One window of Candidatus Binatia bacterium genomic DNA carries:
- a CDS encoding shikimate kinase — protein MASNPGGALALNVALIGVSGAGKTTVAPLAAARLGFPWVDLDAAIVAATGRTAASFFEAGEEAAFRALEREGLERALAGRRPGVILACGGGLVTEPETRAILRAKAFVVWLKVTPARALARLGSGGIAERPLLAGDAPEALERLLRERAPLYEGAADAVIDTDGLTPDDVAERVAALCRPDPTWP, from the coding sequence ATGGCGTCCAATCCGGGAGGAGCCCTGGCCCTCAACGTGGCCTTGATCGGTGTTTCGGGAGCGGGCAAGACCACGGTGGCGCCGCTCGCGGCCGCGCGGCTGGGCTTCCCCTGGGTGGACCTGGACGCCGCGATCGTGGCCGCGACCGGCCGGACCGCCGCCTCCTTCTTCGAAGCGGGGGAAGAGGCGGCGTTCCGCGCGCTCGAGCGCGAGGGGCTGGAGCGCGCGCTGGCGGGCCGGAGGCCGGGCGTGATCCTGGCCTGCGGCGGCGGCCTCGTGACGGAGCCGGAGACGCGCGCGATCCTCCGGGCCAAGGCGTTCGTGGTGTGGCTCAAGGTCACCCCCGCGCGCGCGCTGGCCCGCCTGGGAAGCGGGGGCATCGCGGAGCGGCCGCTGCTGGCGGGAGACGCTCCCGAGGCCCTGGAGCGGCTGCTCCGGGAGCGGGCGCCGCTCTACGAGGGAGCGGCCGACGCGGTGATCGACACCGACGGGCTCACCCCCGACGACGTGGCCGAGCGGGTGGCGGCCCTGTGCCGGCCCGATCCGACGTGGCCCTGA
- a CDS encoding FmdB family zinc ribbon protein, which translates to MPTYEYECSKCGHRFEVFQSMSDEPKKRCPKCRSKVRRLIGTGAGMIFKGSGFYVTDYRSDSYKEQKKKESGDSSHAKDQSKPKSDAGSATKKKPKTGGTSDS; encoded by the coding sequence ATGCCGACCTACGAGTACGAGTGTTCGAAGTGCGGACATCGCTTCGAGGTGTTCCAGTCGATGTCGGACGAGCCGAAGAAGCGGTGCCCGAAGTGCCGCAGCAAGGTCCGCCGGCTGATCGGGACCGGGGCCGGGATGATCTTCAAGGGCTCCGGGTTCTACGTCACCGACTACCGCTCCGACTCCTATAAGGAACAGAAGAAGAAAGAGTCCGGCGATTCGTCTCACGCGAAGGATCAATCCAAGCCGAAGAGCGACGCGGGCTCGGCCACGAAGAAGAAGCCCAAGACGGGCGGAACTTCCGATTCCTGA
- a CDS encoding pyridoxal phosphate-dependent aminotransferase, whose protein sequence is MSRGGTAETGTARPRVSARVRALKPSETLALSARARELRARGERVVSFAAGEPDFDTPVHIQDAAVEAIRAGHHRYTDVGGVPALRSAIAEKLRKDNGVAYGPREVVVSNGAKHSIWNALFALLEPGDEVLIPVPYWVSFPEMVRLCGGEPVFVTPSRGGLKVSAEDLDRAATPRSRALILNSPNNPSGAVYAKEEIEAIAELARKRDLMVVSDEIYERLVYGAARHVSIASMGEDARARTVLVNGVSKTWAMTGWRIGYAAAPAEIAEAMERLQGQSTSNPSSVSQQAALKAITGDDAPAQAMKERFEARRDLAVARIARMKGVRLASPEGAFYVFPDFSERIAAARNGVTGSAQLCDYLIDEARVVCVPGAAFGLEGHVRISYAVSEKDLEEGLDRIADALERM, encoded by the coding sequence GTGAGCCGCGGCGGAACGGCGGAGACCGGCACGGCGCGACCCCGCGTGAGCGCGCGGGTGCGCGCCCTGAAGCCCTCCGAGACCCTGGCCCTCTCGGCGCGCGCCCGCGAGCTTCGCGCGCGCGGCGAGCGCGTGGTCTCGTTCGCGGCGGGCGAGCCCGACTTCGACACCCCCGTCCACATCCAGGACGCCGCCGTGGAGGCGATCCGCGCGGGGCACCATCGCTACACCGACGTGGGCGGCGTTCCGGCGCTCCGGAGCGCGATCGCGGAGAAGCTCCGGAAGGACAACGGCGTGGCCTACGGGCCGCGTGAGGTCGTGGTCTCGAACGGAGCGAAGCACTCGATCTGGAACGCGCTCTTCGCGCTGCTCGAGCCGGGGGACGAGGTGCTGATCCCCGTGCCCTACTGGGTCAGCTTTCCGGAGATGGTCCGCCTCTGCGGCGGCGAGCCGGTGTTCGTCACGCCCTCGCGCGGCGGCCTCAAGGTCTCGGCCGAGGATCTCGACCGTGCCGCGACGCCGCGATCGCGCGCGCTCATCCTGAACAGCCCGAACAATCCCTCCGGCGCGGTGTACGCGAAGGAAGAGATCGAGGCGATCGCCGAGCTTGCCCGGAAGCGCGATCTGATGGTCGTCTCCGACGAGATCTACGAGCGGCTCGTCTACGGAGCGGCGCGGCACGTCTCGATCGCCTCGATGGGGGAGGACGCGCGAGCGCGCACCGTGCTGGTGAACGGCGTATCCAAGACGTGGGCCATGACCGGGTGGCGGATCGGCTACGCCGCGGCGCCGGCCGAAATCGCCGAGGCGATGGAGCGGCTCCAGGGGCAGTCCACCTCGAACCCCTCGTCCGTCTCGCAGCAGGCCGCGCTCAAGGCGATCACCGGCGACGATGCTCCCGCCCAGGCCATGAAGGAGCGCTTCGAGGCGCGTCGCGACCTGGCGGTCGCGAGGATCGCCCGGATGAAGGGGGTTCGCCTGGCTTCGCCCGAAGGGGCGTTCTACGTCTTTCCCGATTTCTCCGAGCGGATCGCCGCCGCGCGTAACGGCGTCACCGGTTCGGCGCAGCTCTGCGACTACCTGATCGACGAAGCGAGGGTGGTCTGCGTGCCGGGCGCCGCGTTCGGGCTGGAGGGCCACGTCCGGATCTCCTACGCGGTTTCCGAGAAGGATCTCGAGGAAGGGCTCGACCGGATCGCCGACGCGCTGGAGCGGATGTAA
- a CDS encoding isocitrate/isopropylmalate dehydrogenase family protein, with translation MAYRVTLIPGDGTGPELAAATRRVLEATGVRFDWDIQDAGIDVHKKEGTPLPARVLESLRKNGVGLKGPITTPVGTGFRSVNVALRKELDLYACERPCKTYPGVRSRYDNVDIVIIRENTEDLYAGIEFERGTPGEAALRAVVKLQLNRDIDEDAGVSIKPISVHGSTRIVRHAFQYARKNGRKQVTAVHKANIMKFTDGLFLEEARRVAQEFPDIEFNDRIVDNMCMQLVQVPESYDVLVLPNLYGDIISDLAAGLVGGLGVAPGANIGDKAALFEPTHGSAPKYTGKDKVNPLAMILSGMLMLRYLGEKEAGDRLERAIARVIQDGRRVTYDMKPDRNDPSAVGTQAAADAVIQALDAD, from the coding sequence ATGGCTTACCGCGTGACGCTGATTCCGGGGGATGGGACGGGTCCCGAGCTGGCTGCCGCGACGCGGCGGGTGCTCGAGGCGACCGGCGTCCGGTTCGATTGGGACATCCAGGACGCCGGCATCGACGTCCACAAGAAGGAGGGCACGCCCCTCCCGGCCCGCGTTCTCGAGTCGCTTCGCAAGAATGGCGTCGGGCTGAAGGGGCCGATCACGACACCCGTGGGGACCGGGTTCCGGAGCGTGAACGTCGCGCTCAGGAAGGAGCTCGATCTCTACGCGTGCGAGCGCCCCTGCAAGACTTATCCGGGCGTGCGGTCGCGTTACGACAACGTGGACATCGTCATCATCCGCGAGAACACCGAGGACCTCTACGCCGGGATCGAGTTCGAGCGGGGCACGCCCGGCGAGGCGGCGCTGCGCGCCGTGGTGAAGCTGCAGCTGAATCGCGACATCGACGAGGATGCCGGCGTCTCCATCAAGCCGATCAGCGTCCACGGGTCGACCCGGATCGTGCGCCACGCCTTCCAGTACGCGCGGAAGAACGGCCGCAAGCAGGTCACCGCCGTCCACAAGGCGAACATCATGAAGTTCACCGACGGCCTCTTCCTCGAGGAGGCCCGCCGGGTGGCGCAGGAATTCCCCGACATCGAGTTCAACGACCGCATCGTCGACAACATGTGCATGCAGCTCGTGCAGGTCCCCGAGTCCTACGACGTCCTCGTGCTCCCCAATCTCTACGGCGACATCATCTCCGACCTGGCCGCGGGCCTCGTCGGCGGGCTCGGCGTGGCGCCGGGGGCGAACATCGGGGACAAGGCGGCGCTCTTCGAGCCGACGCACGGCAGCGCTCCCAAGTACACGGGGAAGGACAAGGTCAACCCGCTCGCCATGATCCTGAGCGGGATGCTGATGCTCCGCTACCTGGGCGAGAAGGAAGCGGGCGACCGCCTGGAGCGGGCCATCGCGCGCGTCATCCAGGACGGCCGCCGGGTCACGTACGACATGAAGCCCGATCGCAACGACCCTTCGGCCGTGGGAACCCAGGCCGCGGCGGACGCGGTGATCCAGGCCCTCGACGCGGACTAG
- a CDS encoding DUF3467 domain-containing protein, whose amino-acid sequence MDAKKPPQPAGPPTQINVELGEKEAEGIYSNFVVIGHSLSEFVLDFARVLPGTPKSKIFARIVMTPPNVRGLLAALEDNVRKYEAQFGKIPTMNPEASKGIGFTS is encoded by the coding sequence ATGGACGCGAAGAAGCCGCCGCAGCCGGCCGGGCCGCCGACGCAGATCAACGTGGAGCTGGGGGAGAAGGAGGCGGAGGGGATCTACTCGAACTTCGTGGTGATCGGCCACTCCCTGTCGGAGTTCGTGCTCGACTTCGCGCGCGTCCTCCCGGGGACGCCCAAGTCGAAGATCTTCGCCCGGATCGTCATGACGCCGCCGAACGTGCGCGGGCTCCTCGCCGCGCTCGAGGACAACGTGCGGAAGTACGAAGCCCAGTTCGGAAAGATCCCCACGATGAATCCCGAAGCGTCGAAGGGGATCGGGTTCACGTCGTAG
- a CDS encoding DNA-processing protein DprA gives MARRRGERPGASLRALSRRHGMRIEDRDRAVRIGDPGYPERLRDLSHPPDPAFLSGPWDHDGLVVAIVGSRGAQDDGLEMARCLAGDLAREGVAIVSGLAEGIDAAAHQGALLAGGRTAAVLGTPLDRTYPRRPGQLQRRVAESLGLMSEIPPGAHATRGTFSTRNRLIAALAHAVILVQGGEGSGALRTVEAAEALGRPVGAVPWHADEPLAAAPHALIRARRAVLVRHAEDVLDLLERTPSPALVAARAARAIGRRRGAAADEAGEAAAGTVEPEGAHQRRVLAGLGRRAQPLDVVAARASLSAAETSAALLSLELAGVARREPGGRFRLARTP, from the coding sequence GTGGCTCGACGTCGTGGGGAACGACCCGGAGCCTCGCTCCGCGCGCTGAGCCGGCGGCACGGCATGCGGATCGAGGACAGGGATCGTGCGGTTCGGATCGGCGATCCCGGCTATCCCGAGCGGCTGCGCGATCTCTCGCATCCGCCCGACCCGGCGTTTCTCAGCGGCCCGTGGGATCACGACGGGCTCGTGGTCGCCATCGTCGGGTCGCGGGGCGCCCAGGATGACGGGCTGGAGATGGCGCGCTGCCTCGCGGGAGATCTCGCCCGCGAGGGCGTCGCGATCGTGAGCGGCCTGGCCGAGGGGATCGACGCCGCCGCGCACCAGGGGGCGCTGCTCGCGGGAGGCCGCACCGCCGCGGTCCTCGGCACGCCGCTCGATCGGACCTATCCCCGCCGCCCGGGCCAGCTCCAGCGTCGCGTGGCCGAATCGCTCGGCCTGATGAGCGAGATCCCTCCCGGTGCCCACGCGACCCGCGGCACCTTCTCCACCCGGAACCGGCTCATCGCCGCTCTCGCCCACGCCGTCATCCTCGTGCAGGGAGGGGAGGGGAGCGGAGCGCTCCGCACCGTGGAGGCCGCCGAAGCGCTGGGACGGCCGGTCGGCGCCGTGCCGTGGCACGCCGACGAGCCGCTCGCGGCGGCCCCGCACGCCCTGATCCGCGCGAGGCGCGCGGTCCTCGTTCGCCATGCGGAAGACGTGCTGGACCTCCTGGAGCGAACGCCGTCTCCGGCGCTGGTCGCGGCGCGCGCGGCGCGCGCCATCGGACGCCGCCGCGGCGCAGCGGCGGACGAAGCCGGCGAGGCGGCAGCCGGGACGGTCGAGCCCGAGGGCGCTCACCAGCGGCGCGTCCTGGCCGGCCTGGGCCGGCGCGCCCAGCCGCTCGACGTCGTCGCGGCGCGCGCCTCGTTGAGCGCGGCCGAGACCTCCGCCGCGCTGCTCTCGCTCGAGCTGGCCGGGGTCGCGCGCCGCGAGCCGGGCGGCCGCTTCCGCCTCGCGCGCACGCCCTGA
- a CDS encoding ATP-binding protein, giving the protein MGSKRRTGGGRSEVDATADAVIIAEWKRFAARKLGSSDRVVEGNCFLDAPPCPFDARASFEERFATDCVRCVRLRRAAAQVETSPPEGAGAIPTLGLLLRLHEASQGSGSGAGALPPSSEDDGSRFGAASILLRALPMLHAASGLRRTARVLAASIAGAFSDVIDTVLFFDALGEANTLRLECAFRRADVGIPVGDRDGFLDVELLAAGGAFDGEVFDRLREQTIPLDQDRDLLSDAVFEGRTTVVAHPAREFRLPTLLVDHLPDAPVAVMPVFGRERVRGILVVSAAPGIGGFTSDQMELLMAAATQAGMALEGASLLDLARRRGGGLHAIYDLLATLLKHAGGEPSLDASLRALADVTESSHGIAWARGADGVLGLTAVVGRPEAGESELREMGETFRHWFEADPKPMLLDRIGEDPRFGGAVPEGWGSSLAVPLRHEDRLWGVFLLIREMRAGAEPSALPFDLEDAALGILIAAVASLARTREAGLESVHRAERRLRDAESQLRHVEKVAVVGERGIQIAQEIRNPVAAISGFAKRVLHALPEGDENREYLEIILREADRLERVLAEQIALAQLTRPRLKLQSLNTVVQEALELSSEDLVRRRVRLLKRLGPDLPSLLIDPDKIRQVLSNVLRYALQSVPSGGRVRVETRTGVGVVQAEVAHDGPKVAGESLDRLFVPFSTSRRYGAGVGLAVAYQMVREHGGEIRARSEGDWSSIVTIYLPVRENQDRRARPDRRAGRNDRRRRMA; this is encoded by the coding sequence ATGGGTTCGAAGCGGCGGACGGGCGGCGGCAGAAGCGAGGTGGATGCGACAGCCGATGCGGTGATCATCGCCGAGTGGAAGCGCTTCGCGGCGCGGAAGCTCGGATCGTCCGACCGGGTCGTCGAGGGAAACTGCTTCCTGGACGCGCCGCCCTGTCCCTTCGACGCCCGCGCTTCGTTCGAGGAACGCTTCGCCACCGACTGCGTCCGGTGCGTGCGTCTGCGGCGCGCCGCCGCTCAGGTCGAAACCTCCCCGCCGGAAGGCGCGGGCGCGATCCCCACACTGGGCCTTCTCCTCCGCCTCCACGAGGCGTCGCAAGGGTCGGGCTCGGGTGCCGGTGCGCTCCCGCCTTCCTCCGAGGACGACGGGTCGCGCTTCGGCGCGGCCTCGATCCTGCTGCGCGCGCTTCCGATGCTGCACGCAGCCTCCGGGCTCCGCCGCACCGCGCGCGTGCTCGCCGCTTCCATTGCCGGGGCCTTCTCGGACGTGATCGACACCGTGCTCTTCTTCGACGCCCTCGGGGAGGCCAACACGCTCCGGCTGGAGTGCGCGTTCCGCCGCGCCGACGTCGGGATCCCGGTCGGGGACCGGGACGGCTTTCTCGACGTGGAGCTGCTCGCGGCCGGCGGCGCCTTCGACGGCGAGGTGTTCGACCGGCTGCGCGAGCAGACGATCCCGCTGGACCAGGACCGCGACCTCCTTTCCGACGCGGTCTTCGAAGGCCGCACCACCGTGGTCGCGCACCCGGCGCGCGAATTCCGGCTCCCAACGCTTCTCGTGGACCATCTCCCCGACGCCCCCGTCGCGGTGATGCCGGTCTTCGGCCGGGAGCGCGTGCGCGGGATCCTGGTCGTCTCCGCGGCACCCGGGATCGGCGGCTTCACGTCGGACCAGATGGAGCTTCTGATGGCGGCCGCCACGCAGGCGGGGATGGCGCTCGAGGGCGCCTCGCTGCTCGACCTGGCGCGTCGCCGCGGCGGCGGGCTGCACGCGATCTACGATCTCCTGGCTACGCTCCTGAAGCACGCGGGAGGCGAGCCCAGCCTGGACGCCTCGCTGCGCGCCCTGGCCGACGTGACCGAGTCGAGCCACGGGATCGCTTGGGCACGCGGCGCGGACGGCGTCCTGGGGCTCACCGCCGTGGTGGGGCGCCCCGAGGCCGGCGAGAGCGAGCTGCGCGAGATGGGCGAGACCTTCCGCCATTGGTTCGAGGCCGATCCCAAGCCGATGCTTCTCGACCGGATCGGGGAGGACCCGCGCTTCGGCGGCGCCGTGCCCGAGGGTTGGGGCTCGTCGCTGGCCGTGCCGCTCCGCCACGAGGACCGGCTCTGGGGCGTCTTCCTCCTGATCCGCGAGATGCGCGCGGGCGCCGAGCCGAGCGCGCTTCCGTTCGACCTCGAGGACGCCGCTCTCGGAATCCTGATCGCCGCCGTCGCGTCGCTCGCGCGCACGCGCGAAGCGGGGCTGGAATCGGTGCATCGCGCCGAGCGCCGCCTGCGCGACGCCGAGTCGCAGCTGCGCCACGTGGAGAAGGTCGCCGTGGTGGGGGAGCGCGGCATCCAGATCGCCCAGGAGATCCGGAACCCTGTCGCGGCCATCTCCGGGTTCGCCAAGCGCGTGCTGCACGCGCTGCCCGAGGGCGACGAAAATCGCGAGTATCTCGAGATCATCCTGCGCGAGGCCGACCGCCTCGAGCGGGTGCTCGCCGAGCAGATCGCGCTCGCCCAGCTCACGCGGCCGCGCCTCAAGCTGCAGAGCCTGAACACCGTCGTGCAGGAGGCGCTCGAGCTCTCCTCGGAGGATCTCGTCCGGCGGCGGGTCCGCCTGCTGAAGCGCCTGGGCCCCGATCTCCCCAGCCTCCTCATCGATCCGGACAAGATCCGGCAGGTGCTCTCGAACGTGCTCCGCTACGCGCTCCAGTCGGTGCCCAGCGGCGGGCGCGTGCGCGTCGAGACGCGAACCGGGGTGGGCGTCGTGCAGGCGGAGGTCGCGCACGACGGGCCGAAGGTGGCGGGAGAGTCGCTGGACCGGCTCTTCGTGCCCTTCTCGACCTCGCGGCGCTACGGCGCCGGCGTGGGGTTGGCCGTGGCCTACCAGATGGTGCGGGAGCACGGCGGGGAGATCCGGGCCCGAAGCGAGGGGGACTGGAGCAGCATCGTGACGATCTACCTGCCGGTGCGCGAGAATCAGGACCGCCGCGCCCGTCCCGATCGCCGCGCCGGCCGCAACGACCGACGCCGCCGCATGGCGTGA
- the rsmD gene encoding 16S rRNA (guanine(966)-N(2))-methyltransferase RsmD encodes MGLIRVVGGALRGRRIAVPERGVRPTSERTREAIFDLLGPGRVPGTRVLDLYAGTGALGIEALSRGAVSADFVENDPAAARRLTETLAKLGLSDRARVHRADLDGGELPEDAAGPWEIVFLDPPYAGEAGAKWLAALAEGDWAANEGWVIHERRRATPAAAPPGLSLWKERTYGDTTVAIYRREGGV; translated from the coding sequence ATGGGGCTGATCCGGGTCGTCGGCGGAGCGCTCCGGGGGCGGCGGATCGCCGTGCCCGAGCGCGGCGTCCGTCCGACGTCGGAGCGGACCCGCGAGGCGATCTTCGACCTCCTGGGGCCGGGGCGCGTTCCCGGCACCCGCGTTCTCGACCTCTATGCGGGGACGGGCGCGCTCGGGATCGAGGCGCTCTCCCGCGGGGCGGTTTCGGCGGACTTCGTGGAGAACGATCCCGCGGCGGCGCGGCGGCTGACCGAGACGCTCGCCAAGCTCGGGCTCTCGGACCGGGCGCGCGTCCATCGGGCCGACCTCGACGGCGGGGAGCTGCCCGAGGACGCGGCGGGACCGTGGGAGATCGTCTTCCTGGATCCGCCGTACGCGGGCGAGGCCGGAGCGAAGTGGCTCGCGGCGCTCGCCGAGGGGGACTGGGCCGCGAACGAGGGTTGGGTGATTCATGAGCGCCGCCGGGCGACCCCCGCCGCGGCGCCGCCGGGGCTCTCGCTCTGGAAGGAGCGGACCTACGGCGATACGACGGTCGCGATCTACCGGAGGGAAGGAGGCGTATGA
- a CDS encoding HEAT repeat domain-containing protein, with protein sequence MAPKDVARLWEELRHRDPEEKIDWIRQLAKDPTPDAVEVLLDALEQESWFLRDQAAHALASLGEIVLGPLVERLDSGLWYTRAAAAAALGRMGAPESAPALAATLRDPNRTVRDAAWDALSALSRSDLAAHSVADAIAALPERARRFALDGLYARDDQAADRVAALIADPALRAAAERAGLAQAAGDDDGLSWLDVVGNDPEPRSAR encoded by the coding sequence ATGGCTCCCAAGGACGTAGCGAGGCTCTGGGAAGAGCTGCGCCATCGAGACCCCGAAGAGAAGATCGATTGGATCCGCCAGCTCGCCAAGGATCCGACCCCCGACGCCGTCGAGGTGCTGCTGGACGCGCTCGAGCAGGAGAGCTGGTTCCTGCGCGACCAGGCCGCGCACGCGCTCGCCTCGCTGGGCGAGATCGTGCTCGGGCCGCTCGTGGAGCGGCTCGATTCCGGCCTCTGGTACACGCGCGCGGCGGCCGCCGCGGCCCTCGGACGCATGGGCGCTCCCGAATCCGCCCCGGCGCTGGCCGCAACCCTGCGGGATCCGAACCGCACCGTGCGGGACGCCGCGTGGGACGCGCTGTCCGCCCTTTCCCGCTCCGACCTCGCGGCGCACTCGGTCGCCGACGCGATCGCGGCGCTCCCGGAACGCGCGCGGCGATTCGCCCTCGACGGGCTCTATGCGCGCGACGATCAGGCGGCCGATCGCGTCGCGGCGCTGATCGCCGATCCCGCGCTCCGCGCCGCCGCCGAACGCGCGGGCTTGGCGCAGGCGGCGGGGGACGACGACGGGCTCTCGTGGCTCGACGTCGTGGGGAACGACCCGGAGCCTCGCTCCGCGCGCTGA
- a CDS encoding lysophospholipid acyltransferase family protein, with protein sequence MGRRRPFRRTRQRLELLLLRAAGRYARWVSFERASDTGAAAGALAAGLLARRRRVAEENLRRSLGEHPSGSTPEALAREAFRQLGRSFFEFLALPAQEPGDLLARVEFVGWEPILSRVREGKGAIMVTAHFGNWELLGAAFGMLTGGRVKYLLPAQTNEGSDRYLNEVRRKLGIEPLTIGYGMRSGLRALREGSFLGMLPDQDARKAGIHVPFFGKAASTHTGPARLAARTGAPIGVGVIERTGRGRFRARLRRVLVPDPRAPEEAEVERLTREMTAEIEAAIRERPDHWYWIHRRWKTPPPDRSAAATTAPAATTPATT encoded by the coding sequence GTGGGCCGCCGCCGCCCCTTCCGCCGCACCCGCCAGCGTCTCGAGCTCCTCCTCCTTCGCGCCGCGGGACGCTACGCGCGCTGGGTCTCGTTCGAGCGCGCGAGCGACACCGGTGCTGCGGCCGGCGCGCTCGCGGCCGGCCTGCTGGCCCGGCGCCGGCGCGTGGCCGAGGAGAATCTCCGCCGCTCGCTGGGCGAGCATCCCTCCGGCAGCACGCCCGAGGCGCTCGCGCGCGAGGCCTTCCGCCAGCTCGGCCGCTCCTTCTTCGAGTTCCTGGCCCTGCCCGCCCAGGAGCCGGGCGACCTCCTCGCGCGCGTCGAGTTCGTGGGATGGGAGCCGATCCTGTCGCGCGTCCGGGAAGGGAAGGGCGCGATCATGGTCACCGCGCACTTCGGAAACTGGGAGCTGCTCGGCGCGGCGTTCGGGATGCTGACGGGAGGGAGGGTCAAGTACCTGCTGCCCGCGCAGACCAACGAAGGGTCGGATCGCTACCTGAACGAGGTCCGCCGCAAGCTGGGCATCGAGCCGCTCACGATCGGCTACGGGATGCGGAGCGGGCTCCGCGCGCTTCGCGAGGGCTCGTTCCTCGGCATGCTCCCCGACCAGGACGCGCGCAAGGCGGGGATCCACGTCCCGTTCTTCGGGAAGGCTGCCTCCACGCACACCGGTCCCGCGCGCCTGGCCGCGCGCACGGGCGCGCCGATCGGCGTCGGGGTGATCGAGCGCACGGGGCGCGGGAGGTTCCGCGCGCGGCTCCGCCGCGTTCTCGTTCCCGATCCGCGCGCCCCGGAAGAGGCGGAGGTGGAGCGGCTGACGCGGGAGATGACCGCGGAGATCGAGGCGGCGATCCGGGAGCGCCCCGACCACTGGTACTGGATCCACCGGCGGTGGAAGACCCCGCCGCCTGACCGCAGCGCCGCGGCGACGACGGCGCCCGCCGCCACGACGCCCGCTACGACGTGA
- the coaD gene encoding pantetheine-phosphate adenylyltransferase: protein MKSAIFAGTFDPVTNGHVDLIRRALRLVDRLTVAVAARPEKKVLFSQEERVLMIREAVPDEPRLTVEPFTGLLVQYAEARGIGTIIRGLRFVSDFEYEFQMALMNRRLSGAIETLFLMPSEDYTFVNSSLVKEIARHGGDVSPFVPEGARSRLIAALGGKR, encoded by the coding sequence ATGAAGAGCGCGATTTTCGCGGGCACGTTCGACCCCGTCACCAACGGACACGTCGACCTGATCCGGCGGGCGCTTCGCCTGGTGGACCGCCTGACCGTCGCGGTGGCGGCGCGGCCGGAGAAGAAGGTGCTCTTCAGCCAGGAGGAGCGGGTCCTCATGATTCGCGAGGCCGTGCCGGACGAGCCGCGCCTCACGGTGGAGCCGTTCACCGGGCTGCTCGTCCAGTACGCCGAGGCGCGCGGCATCGGCACCATCATCCGCGGGCTCCGCTTCGTCTCCGATTTCGAGTACGAGTTCCAGATGGCCCTGATGAACCGGCGCCTGAGCGGCGCCATCGAAACCCTGTTCCTGATGCCCAGCGAGGACTACACGTTCGTGAATTCGAGCCTGGTGAAAGAGATCGCCCGCCACGGCGGCGACGTCTCCCCCTTCGTTCCCGAGGGCGCCCGGTCGCGCCTGATCGCGGCGCTGGGAGGGAAACGGTGA
- the obgE gene encoding GTPase ObgE yields MLADRARIEVIAGRGGNGSVSFRREKYVPKGGPDGGDGGHGGSVVLRANPHLRTLLDFQSRTRFEAQNGAHGSGNQKSGRSGEDLIVEVPAGTLVVDDGTGDRLADLVEAGAEFIAARGGRGGRGNARFATPTRQAPREAQPGRAGEQRRLRLELRLIADVGLVGFPNVGKSTLLARVTAARPKIADYPFTTLEPHLGLVRVGEERSFVMADLPGLIEGAHEGKGLGHEFLRHVWRTRVLAILIDSLSPDPARDLAALRHELSSYHEDLARKPAVVALSRSDLSPSAKAAEQPAPFPLHGARWGGSISGVTGAGTRELLEIIWTMLAGGDTLPPEGWERDETVAKRKE; encoded by the coding sequence ATGCTCGCGGATCGCGCCCGCATCGAGGTGATCGCCGGCCGGGGCGGCAACGGCTCGGTCAGCTTTCGACGCGAGAAATACGTGCCCAAGGGCGGACCCGACGGGGGGGACGGCGGGCACGGGGGGAGCGTCGTTCTGCGCGCCAACCCCCATCTGCGGACGCTGCTCGATTTCCAGTCGCGGACGCGGTTCGAGGCGCAGAATGGAGCGCACGGGAGCGGGAACCAGAAATCGGGCCGCTCCGGCGAGGACCTGATCGTCGAGGTTCCCGCGGGGACGCTCGTCGTGGACGACGGGACCGGCGACCGGCTCGCCGACCTCGTCGAAGCGGGAGCGGAATTCATCGCGGCGCGCGGCGGGCGCGGCGGGCGCGGCAACGCGCGGTTCGCGACGCCCACGCGGCAGGCGCCGCGGGAGGCGCAGCCCGGGCGGGCGGGCGAGCAGCGGCGGCTCCGCCTCGAGCTCCGCCTCATCGCGGACGTCGGACTGGTCGGGTTTCCGAACGTCGGCAAGTCGACGCTCCTCGCGCGCGTCACCGCGGCGCGCCCGAAGATCGCCGACTATCCGTTCACGACGCTCGAGCCGCACCTGGGACTGGTACGCGTCGGCGAGGAGCGTAGCTTCGTGATGGCCGATCTGCCGGGCCTGATCGAAGGAGCGCACGAAGGGAAGGGCCTGGGGCACGAGTTCCTCCGCCACGTCTGGCGGACGCGCGTGCTCGCGATTCTGATCGACAGTCTTTCGCCCGATCCGGCCCGCGACCTGGCCGCGCTCCGGCACGAGCTCTCCTCGTATCACGAGGATCTCGCCCGGAAGCCGGCGGTGGTCGCGCTCAGCCGGTCGGACCTCAGTCCGTCGGCAAAGGCGGCGGAGCAGCCGGCGCCGTTTCCGCTCCACGGAGCGCGTTGGGGAGGGTCGATTTCCGGCGTCACGGGCGCCGGCACTCGGGAACTGCTCGAGATCATCTGGACGATGCTCGCCGGCGGCGACACCCTGCCGCCCGAGGGATGGGAACGCGACGAGACCGTCGCGAAGCGCAAGGAGTGA